AAGCTATCGAAAGGAGTAAGACTGTCAACTGGAGTTGCATAAAATTCCTTCAGGTCTCCTGAAATGAGAAAACAATTCTTTGGTCAATATGAATAAGCTTTTAAAACCCTACTTAAGGcactgtggttgttgcaactaagTGAagtgggttttttaaaacacatttttagtaaaggaaatgtcattatttaagtatgaaataagtaccgttttaaaattgagaaaaatttctatacgcaaaggtatatcagtacacaatttgaaaaattctgctcgatagaaaaaaatctcaaagatgactgttataacgttgtttttcataattaaatcattttatggctaaattacgcACTttgtagaaaaaacaaaaatgtagtatatgtgtcatAACCTAatgtaaacgatttgatatatttgatttgtgtaatactaaaaacaaaaggtttttactcctatattctattatcaaggcatgCGGCGAGCgcgtacaaggcgcgctgacatgaatgttattttaatgtccttaaacGTCGATATTTGTACTGATAGACATcaacctgcttattttaggggtCTATTTTtactactgggccttaatacAGTATCCCATTGGAAAAATAAGTTTTCAGGCTAAAATGTAGCCTATCTATTTAATCTAGTGCAAACCACTATGGAACCAATCAATAACAATCAGCAGTTCTTGAGTGAAAAAGTTACATTAACTTACAACACTATCacctttatcttatatctttaaacaagcaattcttgtatatatataattggaatctcggaatcggctccaacaattttcatgaaatagggggtttcgggggtgataaattgatccagctaggaatcatttttagaaaatgtcattgtattcctgttttatcgaataccgagcgaagctcggtcaaatagctagtaatatattatgatgataatattgaataaataaataaaaataactttattaaacatacaagggacagaacacagccagaataacaataaaacaaggaattaaagtaaattgacatgacgcatacaacatttaactacctacttaaaattaaactaaaaagtattgcaatttgaataaagtataaactatgtatcataatatggaatatttttattttttaatcataaagcctatgaataataaaaagctATATATGCTGTGTCCTTACCAACTGTCTCAATAGTATGGAGCAAGGAATTCGGGACACTATGTCCAGTTTCCTCAAAGCATAACTTAAGTACTACAAACTTCTTTTCTAAAGACTCAAATTCAGAATCACTTCTAAGGCCATTTTTAGAACAGATCTCATCAATCTGTTTCTCAATGTCTGCTGGTGGGTCCCAAGGTTTGTTGGGACGAAGGAAACTggaaataaaaattcaattgtCAGCAACGTagcaatttttatcaaaatatgtacCACTTTCAGAAATTGAGAGGAAATTCTTACCCTCTCGAAGCAAGTGATTCTGCCGCTGATTGCAactttttgtctatttttggaactttaatttgtttgtttctAACACATATTACCTAAAATCACAAAAACATTAGTATAACATAGTTTTTAATGACAAAATGCACTACaaaatgcaaataaaaatataacctgAAAATTAATTCTGGCGGCAGGCAATAGAAaacttttaaacattttgtgatATTATTAGCAGCCAAATTTTGAAACCCTGTAGTTATTAAGAAACTATACAGTTttagtaaaatttaattttataaactgaAATCTGAATGGATTTGTATTTCTTTGATGTAATTTGACAATTGGATATTGACACTTCGCACATTCCATAAATGACAGATTTGCCAATCATTTCATTTAACGCctatttactaatttactacATTTAAAAACTCTATTTAAGTTCATGAAATCGTTTTAATATGATTGCGtatttgtattatttaataaatgacttatatataaatagatttaatttatataattatgaatCGAATGTAAcagaatttttaaaaacaagaatatattttaagtttatgaTGTATAAACGGAACGTAAAACGTTTCTGAACGAAATTAGTACACGTTTCTACCGCAGGCGGCGCTAGTGTCGGCTTGGGTTGTTGTTTCCTATCCGCCATTTTCCAGTCGCCATTGAAAGGTGAAAACTTCACTAAATGTCGGTGATGATTTTAAGATTTTGAGTGGTTTCTTTAAGATTATAATCGTTTTTAGTGTTGTGATATGAAAATGAAGTGCCCCGGACTACCATGACGCATCAAAATCACCAAACAAACGGTGCAAGTCTCGAGGATTGCCACACAAACTTCT
This DNA window, taken from Aricia agestis chromosome 11, ilAriAges1.1, whole genome shotgun sequence, encodes the following:
- the LOC121731578 gene encoding 39S ribosomal protein L50, mitochondrial, whose amino-acid sequence is MFKSFLLPAARINFQVICVRNKQIKVPKIDKKLQSAAESLASRGFLRPNKPWDPPADIEKQIDEICSKNGLRSDSEFESLEKKFVVLKLCFEETGHSVPNSLLHTIETVGDLKEFYATPVDSLTPFDSLKKMEDLPKNLHVQGDYLRFHPDKDTLFKGKSAFPQSSTIVTGLKARTKYEGYSAKRKWP